In a genomic window of Acropora muricata isolate sample 2 chromosome 2, ASM3666990v1, whole genome shotgun sequence:
- the LOC136896505 gene encoding polycystin-1-like protein 2 — protein sequence MYWECIVILATVCICEANPTCLEDCTHALGMENHTISDDQIFGRSAYNSDYSMYGAENARLHSSWGHRSDPTLEVKANIIGIDLRKEMVITGIATQGYGDPVVAEWVDSFNVIYKDSSGKRQGVKNTQGNLMNFPGNTDSNSVKRNDFPIPVLASAVYILPLKVHNNIGLRLELYGCTSGHYFIVWLMLKKTFYKVEFLDPLSKEFQDAVSVTVNGIDGLLGNTWGFLFARTRQLSPQRSSSFSTLVTAIVEIHCLRSSEQHLLTKLKSLIETKDTAFEPDYLRSQYPNRCSCAPPSVKLRLSKTTKEAEKIWISKLLSKPAYVKDSCPGRENLIYEWRLSRIDQETGYFGPFMSFPRKRLRLPLKVIGLGHIYVQCTVEKLGEDTSMAFDYGYIKVVRAPLVAIIDVRQSGGLDSTIKLSAEESFDAEQSSNIHLGLNYTWFCRLEDDKYPLSPKCEVADLSSKPSKSHGGCFAFGSSVQSSKDKVLVVNRAEMVKSNKYVFKLVVSKDTRNASAEYELNVAPQASLFIRCLSNCGHKVTLEDNLELEVRCNGDQCGEVKSYAWKLFQIRRAANTWRVSDVVNVRVNSHMNGRRVIISDILNLQDDSVMNIAYTVRVFAEFDFYNMVTANFSFVINSPPRGFTSEAGCAISPKEGEAISTDFFISCWGWNDEDIPLTYEFRYQSAYGILLIQSGNLQNLSTKLPIGDSAKDFLLELEVLVGDTLNAFTRKKLFVKVRPPRQSDFSDKFIDQQINYIRGFVKARDFDKATELSLMLMSTVKSLDDGTFDKNAGEILKEMKDIQVKSAVHVTKIAAIVIMATENTNQVLLTSLRSSEILLERSATFLALQFTPKSTYERNLAQNVSIILLNGIGCLLRSSSYSARLETKQESYRAVSVKMIELTRSIVKSLSALFHKGRMTVSSNYMDIEIFKEKLGEFRRQNIVVGGASFYFPDFPISVLRKSNERLLLELIAFGDNPYTWHPTSSIVRSKVIDITLRNRLGKEIKIANLSEPVGLKMPMKERTVSSISSKRQEHLFLKPGVIQYHSFVMPSSEHLVNLRVTAPAGHRLAIYSGHGFKPNTTNYTSVATLPDFSSCQNNKFDQSFNCTMDPNIVTLFNNGSGLYFVGITFADSRDTPLARIRRSCNDLKKRKKRSCLRVKDPPTNPPPTPKIIVPLYDPLTDVNYTYSLTMTTCLYWSEEEHKWSSRGCKLGPDAVPSKVHCLCNHLTSFGGDFLVAPNKIDFEKVWTEFGRLEESKNYSVLATVFSMLGFYLVCLLFARRADKRDELKVIAGHSLTDNNKDGYDYSISIQTGIWRNSGTTASVGMVFYGTEDISNEIMFEGNVPHSIFFARGSVNTFKVTLERSLGSLFKVHVWHDNLGDSPSWFLVEIVVEDVQTNEKWYFVANRWLAVERGDGKIDTELKAASLNDRSEFKNVFQSRAQIAVGDSHLWVSLFTKPPHSPFSRCQRLSCCVSIVFSAMITSAMFYRFGAKSTDGFQIGPLSISWTEVKIGAQSAIVAVPVNLVIVTTFKNFKLNGNQNSTCMKTFYKYFAWGLCLSLILTSAVFTVFYSLTWGAQISNQWLVSLTFSIFEDVMLIQPVKLLFIVCFVSVLTRKPPEIANPVSSLHPKKHPMEIVRKNCKSVKKLQLEELKMARFQRKKEIKTIRALTELICFLLFIVLLMVVCYGNRDSARFTLTTSVKDLFGYFSKVNDAASFWRWMKETFVPGMYNNSWYNGRSFEYNEGFIGNRENFLVGMPRLRQVRIRPDRDCEVMYKERMLGMPRCLPFYSDALQERNSYNIPGWIPVNNSSAIPGIDSLCPKPWRYQTAQQLKTEQVRGKMALYGGGGYVANIGYDSDSALKILGDLEKEHWIDDNTAAVLVECTIFEPSNYLFCVFKYLYERNPMGDVYASAKIKTMTVYLPQGSKNQFFYQVCQVLLTLVIVAFATNEIGKALREPRAYFKQLWSWVEIMLLSFASSAVYIMILKDKFTREYVRNVRSNPFDNFSADEIVAYSEIEDYFLACVMLLITVKSLRLARFNPHIFRMQKTLRDSFSPLCSYSVVFGVVIFSFASFGSIAFGSSVVEYSSLIDAILSLLKMLIGGKSSYYQLKVASESFLGPVFLFMYLVIAVFLLLNVFIAILDKYYTASKEAARKDMDRVTYTEILLYAWKCCQAIMYYLCNFRFFRKDGLKQSGESRYLNSLNVVQVEDCVPRLASIESLEDITISVSAANTMIYEEADAKMSKVGIQLTKLFDECAQEVSVVDDIVQEIVFDSDTEYESGSSFSDSELHLRTECEGFLEGFLLHSSHSSTPSFRSNEPFYKVDKHSLESYV from the exons ATGTATTGGGAATGTATTGTGATTCTTGCTACTGTTTGTATCTGTGAAGCCAACCCAACCTGTCTCG AGGACTGCACTCACGCTCTTGGTATGGAAAACCACACGATAAGCGACGACCAAATATTTGGTAGATCTGCGTACAACAGCGATTACTCCATGTACGGCGCTGAGAATGCCAGACTACATAGCTCATGGGGACACAGGTCGGACCCAACTCTCGAAGTAAAGGCAAACATTATAGGAATTGATTTGAGAAAGGAAATGGTGATTACAGGCATAGCGACTCAGGGTTATGGGGATCCTGTTGTTGCAGAATGGGTTGACAGCTTCAACGTAATTTACAAGGATTCATCTGGGAAACGCCAAGGTGTCAAGAACACGCAAGGGAACTTGATG AATTTTCCTGGAAATACCGACAGCAATTCCgttaaaagaaatgatttcCCGATACCTGTACTGGCATCTGCTGTCTATATTTTACCTCTCAAGGTACACAACAACATCGGTCTGAGATTGGAACTGTATGGCTGTACAAGCG GTCATTATTTTATCGTCTGGCTGATGCTGAAGAAAACATTTTACAAGGTTGAGTTCTTGGATCCTTTAAGTAAAGAGTTTCAAGACGCTGTGTCAGTCACAGTAAATGGG ATTGATGGCCTACTTGGAAATACGTGGGGATTTCTATTTGCTCGCACGCGTCAATTGAG TCCTCAGAGGTCTTCGTCGTTTTCAACGCTAGTAACAGCCATTGTCGAGATACACTGCCTACGATCTAGCGAGCAGCATTTGTTGACAAAACTGAAGTCCCTTATAGAAACCAAAGACACAGCATTCGAGCCAGATTATCTCAGGTCTCAGTACCCAA ATCGATGTAGCTGTGCCCCACCAAGTGTCAAGCTTAGACTAAGCAAGACTACAAAGGAGGCGGAGAAAATCTGGATTTCGAAGTTACTTAGTAAACCTGCTTACGTAAAAGATTCATGCCCAGGAAGAGAAAATCTAATTTACGAGTGGAGACTATCAAGAATAGATCAGGAAACGGGATATTTTGGCCCGTTCATGTCATTTCCAAGGAAACGTTTACGACTTCCGTTAAAAGTGATTGGACTGGGACATATCTATGTGCAGTGTACGGTTGAAAAATTGGGTGAGGATACTTCCATGGCCTTTGACTATGGGTATATAAAAGTTGTGCGTGCTCCACTGGTAGCAATAATAGATGTCAGACAATCGGGCGGTCTGGACAGTACCATAAAATTGAGTGCGGAGGAATCTTTTGATGCTGAACAGTCGTCCAATATTCATCTGGGATTAAATTACACATGGTTCTGCAGACTGGAAGATGACAAATATCCACTTTCTCCAAAATGCGAAGTGGCTGACCTTTCCTCAAAACCTAGCAAGAGTCACGGTGGTTGCTTTGCTTTTGGATCAAGTGTACAGTCTTCTAAGGATAAAGTACTTGTGGTAAATAGAGCGGAAATGGTGAAAAGCAACAAATACGTTTTTAAGTTGGTGGTATCGAAAGACACGAGAAATGCCAGTGCTGAATACGAGTTGAATGTCGCACCACAAGCCTCTCTCTTCATACG GTGCCTTTCGAATTGTGGACATAAGGTGACCCTTGAAGATAATCTAGAACTCGAGGTTCGTTGCAACGGAGATCAATGTGGCGAAGTTAAAAGTTACGCATGGAAACTGTTTCAAATAAGGAGGGCTGCCAATACGTGGAGAGTTTCTGATGTCGTTAATGTAAGAGTGAACTCTCACATGAATGGAAGACGAGTGATAATTAGTGACATTTTGAACTTACAAGATGATTCTGTCATGAATATAGCCTACACAGTAAGAGTTTTTGCTGAATTTGATTTCTATAACATGGTCACGGCAAACTTTTCGTTTGTCATCAACTCTCCTCCCAGAGGTTTCACATCGGAGGCTGGTTGCGCAATAAGCCCAAAGGAAGGTGAAGCTATTTCCACCGATTTCTTCATCAGTTGTTGGGGATGGAATGACGAAGACATCCCTCTGACATACGAGTTTCGATATCAAAGTGCTTATGGAATACTTCTCATTCAAAGCGGAAATTTGCAGAATCTGAGCACAAAACTTCCAATTGGAGATTCAGCTAAGGATTTCTTACTGGAACTGGAGGTGCTAGTGGGAGACACTTTAAATGCTTTTACTAGAAAGAAACTGTTTGTCAAG GTACGACCTCCAAGGCAGTCTGACTTCAGCGATAAATTTATTGATCAGCAAATCAACTATATTCGTGGTTTCGTAAAAGCTAGAGATTTTGACAAAGCAACCGAGTTGTCGCTCATGTTGATGTCCACAGTCAAAAGCCTCGATGATGGGACGTTTGACAAGAACGCA GGggaaattttgaaggaaatgaAAGACATCCAGGTTAAGAGCGCAGTTCACGTGACAAAAATTGCTGCCATCGTCATTATGGCAACAGAAAACACGAACCAAGTGTTACTTACATCACTG CGAAGCTCTGAAATTCTTCTCGAAAGATCCGCAACCTTCCTGGCCCTTCAATTCACCCCAAAGAGCACTTACGAACGGAATCTTGCTCAGAATGTCAGCATTATCCTTCTCAACGGTATTGGATGTCTTCTGCGTTCATCCTCATACAGTGCAAGACTGGAGACGAAACAGGAGTCT TATAGAGCTGTCAGTGTGAAGATGATTGAGTTAACAAGAAGCATTGTGAAATCTTTGTCTGCGCTATTCCACAAGGGAAGGATGACTGTCAGTTCTAACTATATGGATATTGAGATCTTTAAAGAAAAACTGGGAGAGTTTAGGAGACAAAACATAGTTGTTGGAGGAGCCAGTTTCTATTTTCCTGATTTCCCCATATCGGTGTTACGAAAAAGTAACGAAAGACTTTTACTGGAG CTGATAGCATTTGGGGATAACCCATACACGTGGCATCCTACCTCTTCAATTGTTCGCTCCAAGGTGATTGACATCACTTTGCGAAATAGACtaggaaaggaaattaaaatcgCTAACCTTAGCGAACCAGTGGGATTAAAGATGCCGATGAAAGAGAGGACTGTATCATCAATATCAAGCAAACGACAAGAACACCTATTTTTAAAGCCAGGTGTCATCCAATATCATTCGTTTGTAATGCCGTCTAGTGAACATCTTGTGAATCTGAGAGTCACAGCTCCAGCAGGTCATCGCTTGGCTATCTATTCTGGACACGGATTTAAACCAAACACAACCAACTACACCTCTGTGGCAACGCTACCTGATTTTTCTTCCTgtcaaaataataaatttgacCAATCATTTAACTGCACCATGGACCCTAATATTGTAACACTTTTTAACAATGGGTCAGGTCTCTACTTCGTTGGTATTACATTCGCTGACTCAAGAGACACACCACTTGCCAGAATACGAAGATCATGCAACGATttaaagaaacgcaaaaagagatCTTGCTTGAGGGTAAAAGATCCGCCAACTAATCCTCCTCCAACTCCTAAGATAATAGTTCCGCTCTATGACCCATTGACGGACGTGAATTACACGTATTCTCTCACCATGACAACTTGTTTGTATTGGTCGGAGGAGGAACACAAGTGGTCTAGCAGAGGATGCAAG CTCGGTCCTGATGCTGTTCCTTCAAAAGTACACTGCTTGTGTAATCATCTCACTTCATTTGGTGGAGACTTCCTTGTAGCACCAAACAAAATTGACTTTGAGAAGGTGTGGACTGAATTTGGAAGATTGGAAGAGAGTAAAAACTATTCAGTTCTGGCCACTGTCTTCTCTATGTTGGGCTTTTACCTTGTGTGCTTACTTTTCGCTCGCCGCGCAGACAAAAGAGACGAACTTAAG GTAATCGCAGGGCACAGCCTTACAGATAACAACAAGGATGGGTATGACTACTCCATCTCCATACAAACTGGCATTTGGAGAAATTCGGGTACTACTGCCAGCGTTGGGATGGTATTTTATGGTACGGAAGACATCTCAAATGAAATAATGTTTGAAGGTAATGTCCCACACAGCATCTTCTTTGCGCGAGGTAGTGTGAACACTTTTAAGGTGACGCTCGAGAGATCGTTGGGGTCGTTGTTTAAGGTACACGTATGGCATGATAATTTGGGAGATAGCCCATCATGGTTTCTTGTCGAAATTGTTGTAGAGGATGTACAGACAAACGAAAAATGGTATTTCGTGGCAAATCGATGGTTAGCTGTAGAAAGAGGCGACGGTAAAATAGACACTGAGTTGAAAGCTGCATCACTCAACGATAGATCAGAGTTTAAGAATGTGTTTCAATCACGAGCACAGATTGCCGTGGGTGATTCCCATCTTTGGGTTTCTCTTTTTACAAAGCCCCCTCACAGTCCATTTTCGCGATGTCAGAGACTCTCATGCTGTGTGTCGATTGTGTTCTCAGCCATGATAACCAGTGCCATGTTTTATCGCTTTGGTGCCAAATCTACAGATGGATTTCAAATTGGACCACTGTCAATTAGTTGGACTGAGGTCAAAATTGGTGCTCAAAGTGCAATCGTTGCAGTACCAGTGAATCTTGTCATTGTAACTACCTTCAAGAACTTCAAGCTCAATGGGAATCAGAATTCAACATGTATGAAGACGTTTTACAAGTATTTTGCTTGGGGCCTTTGTCTTTCTCTTATCCTAACCAGTGCTGTGTTCACGGTATTTTACAGTTTAACTTGGGGAGCTCAGATTTCAAATCAGTGGCTAGTTTCCCTGACATTTTCAATATTTGAAGACGTAATGCTGATTCAACCCGTCAAATTGCTGTTTATCGTATGTTTTGTGTCAGTTCTGACAAGAAAACCGCCAGAAATAGCCAACCCTGTTTCTTCATTGCACCCTAAAAAACACCCGATGGAGATCGTGAGAAAAAACTGCAAAAGTGTCAAAAAACTGCAGTTAGAGGAGCTGAAAATGGCACGCtttcaacgaaaaaaagaaattaaaaccatCCGTGCTCTGACTGAACTAATATGTTTCCTCTTGTTTATTGTGCTTTTGATGGTTGTATGCTATGGTAATAGAGACTCTGCACGGTTCACTCTCACTACCTCAGTAAAAGATCTCTTCGGGTACTTTTCGAAG GTAAATGATGCAGCTTCTTTTTGGAGATGGATGAAAGAAACTTTTGTTCCTGGGATGTACAATAACAGCTGGTACAATGGTCGTTCGTTTGAATACAATGAAGGATTTATTGGTAACAGAGAAAATTTCTTGGTTGGAATGCCTCGATTGAGACAAGTGAGAATTCGACCTG ATAGAGATTGTGAAGTGATGTACAAAGAAAGGATGCTTGGCATGCCACGTTGCCTTCCTTTCTATAGTGATGCTCTCCAAGAAAGAAACTCTTACAACATACCTGGATGGATCCCCGTGAATAACAGCAGTGCCATACCAGGTATAGATTCACTGTGCCCCAAACCATGGCGATACCAAACTGCACAACAGTTGAAAACGGAGCAAGTTCGAGGGAAAATGGCATTATATGGTGGTGGAGGTTATGTAGCAAATATTGGTTATGACTCCGATTCAGCATTGAAAATCCTCGGAGATTTAGAAAAGGAACATTGGATTGATGATAACACTGCAGCTGTACTTGTAGAATGCACTATTTTTGAACCTTCTAACTACTTATTCTGCGTTTTTAAGTATCTGTACGAAAGAAATCCGATGGGAGATGTATATGCCAGTGCCAAAATCAAAACGATGACTGTGTATCTTCCACAGGGTTCCAAAAATCAATTCTTCTATCAAGTATGTCAAGTTCTGCTTACATTGGTAATCGTCGCATTTGCAACCAACGAGATCGGGAAAGCACTTCGCGAACCACGTGCATATTTCAAGCAGCTTTGGAGTTGGGTTGAAATAATGCTGTTATCCTTTGCTTCCTCTGCTGTTTACATAATGATTTTAAAAGATAAATTTACACGGGAATATGTGAGGAATGTCCGTTCAAATCCGTTTGACAATTTCAGCGCAGATGAGATCGTGGCTTATTCCGAAATTGAAGATTATTTCCTAGCGTGTGTTATGTTACTTATTACTGTGAAATCACTGCGGCTCGCTCGATTCAACCCCCATATCTTCAGGATGCAAAAGACTTTAAGAGACTCGTTTTCCCCTCTTTGTTCCTACTCAGTGGTTTTTGGTGTAGTCATCTTCTCATTTGCTTCATTCGGGTCAATAGCATTTGGTTCGTCAGTAGTTGAATACTCGTCACTGATAGACGCTATTCTTTCATTACTTAAAATGCTCATTGGTGGAAAGTCTTCTTACTATCAACTAAAGGTTGCCTCAGAAAGCTTTCTTGGCCCAGTTTTCCTCTTCATGTACTTGGTTATCGCAGTCTTTCTTTTACTCAATGTCTTCATCGCCATATTGGACAAGTATTACACGGCGTCAAAAGAAGCAGCAAGGAAAGATATGGATCGAGTTACGTACACTGAAATTTTGCTTTACGCATGGAAATGCTGTCAGGCCATTATGTACTATTTATGTAACTTCCGTTTCTTCCGTAAGGATGGTTTGAAACAAAGCGGAGAAAGTCGTTACTTGAACAGCCTTAATGTAGTACAAGTTGAGGATTGTGTGCCAAGACTGGCTTCCATAGAAAGTTTGGAAGACATCACAATAAGTGTGTCAGCAGCAAATACAATGATATACGAGGAGGCCGATGCAAAGATGTCAAAAGTTGGGATACAACTAACCAAGTTGTTTGATGAATGTGCGCAAGAGGTTTCTGTAGTTGATGATATTGTTCAAGAGATTGTATTTGACTCAGATACAGAATATGAATCAGGATCCAGCTTTTCCGATTCTGAGTTACATTTAAGGACCGAGTGTGAAGGCTTCCTGGAGGGTTTCTTGTTGCATTCTTCACACTCTTCAACTCCTTCCTTTCGGTCTAATGAGCCTTTTTATAAAGTTGACAAGCATTCTCTGGAGAGTTATGTTTAG